From a region of the Leishmania major strain Friedlin complete genome, chromosome 4 genome:
- a CDS encoding RNA pseudouridylate synthase-like protein: protein MHGASMRAAWAAAVSRRPSHIACGSSSSPLWALQPRRASSVHCGRVSQATSGTSSSHASSRHGRRPRRGQPNARHIAPAAETRFSASSYRMGCNHIADRVKRRRQLEDAIQAAQAFRKWCAVHAPCTQAAVGASVSATTPLRPGELSPSHAPVLHRVGGSVATLADIGSDEGASSRTTRHHLGFRPPTTPTTNPPLTAGGAVPLTERRMLEHYAVLLHNVRAAAARVATSDYHHFYAAVVEELLMASKSGGGSGAFSVPRSVVWQDAAASTYHGESEDATAQAERRLAAWASYWYKDLKQWYSRHGTHTPGAGNAVDAQQLLPHGELWQDVLDGGEGVVGTREEDKSMAALLLQGQWRAAIDSLLEASAKPPRSASAAAMVPNGSSTTASQQLSVAELFSAASVRRRHCVPWRHSPHRGSANSSSSTLPPLPRRLALAPVTPAELRLLRHPPSPGLRVLPHSIAAKVQRAGCQERPAGDRVAAAPSLLLEAAVAAEVAGGRATGIPPTCVVRLRRRLWVLQHLPRHLPASLVRFQEPRQPSLRAGGGRGREVRSGAMPHAHLLRSHALEKLPWYTLCVLGEVLEASGNGDPTVATVLHNARTHMCAALFLSVHADYAALHDYAHTLFLTLGSSMVARAVAARQRQRGRSDGGAAVTVFESAFAQTAIALLQPPPPAAYAAAGLSPRPASSSGNAASFLARSSSARTPSSSTDITDVHVVPPRVFRRLCAAVQDWRNYHLSLYCETLSQIADSDGMALRELARVLAAQPHGEDALQEEVAVVLAPESAAAIVTALLLQLLDQLSRPSASPSSTTTRAPLSFLSNAARTAGPHTSAGCDPQGASPSLPPLPPDLCFCVPHDKAHAVASYFKGIFHPSFFRRVVTAAPRTNGDECQLGDDGAAATSTITATITAGARTADELNGNASALPSFVLPPAEWERNAAARLVGRTLRRLDRYPTRTTEAFFARYVRGDDVDWKREVGEEGGSEAAAARSASTTVAPPLAMSLFVVNLQAAVNHWRERHRSPILGVPPPASSHAQQQEQVSLPAQPSVNAAGDGRTADTPLAATAAATPTGAEASLTEAGKDGLPDSIVLLASPPMLPHGLHAVYKPAGVNCTLHAHYPSLVYPFLTRELPWKARGAVAADGSDRNRGTSASSSPAPCVPVLRQQGLVNRVDVGTSGVVLVARTADALHGAADAMIREHHMRKTYRALVQRWPPFSSSSSSSASTVRYDDDNAAAAPLFSVSPFLSPMPSAVVCAPVYAAGATASSISRRSALPLSHGRQLQSPGQPSADALAASRAGSTLSWSSSVPVSLSSLEHVHQQYATLHAALQDQRNAITRYRVLEYFASAGVAYVQVELCSGRRHQIRQHFAQLGFPLVGDARYHAGVVAGHAGTTLGMRRAALHAYTVDILATTDGDDLASSEEVPDRVVVQAALPADMHRALLALRQAEQAKPGQQQQQRRQPQQPRG from the coding sequence ATGCACGGCGCCTCCATGCGGGCGGcttgggcggcggcggtgtctcGGCGCCCGTCGCACATTGCGTGCGGAAGCTCCTCATCGCCGCTGTGGGcactgcagccgcggcgggcCTCTTCCGTACATTGTGGCCGCGTCTCACAAGCGACGTCCGGCACGTCCTCGAGCCACGCATCGAGTCGCCATGGGCGTCGCCCCAGGAGAGGTCAGCCGAATGCGCGGCACATCGCTCCGGCAGCGGAGACTCGcttctccgccagctcctaTCGCATGGGCTGCAACCACATCGCCGACCGTGTCAAGAGACGCCGTCAGCTCGAAGACGCCATCCAAGCCGCGCAGGCGTTCCGCAAGTGGTGTGCCGTGCATGCACCATGCACGCAAGCGGCGGTGGGGGCATCTGTTTCGGCAACCACTCCGCTGCGACCCGGTGaactctccccctcccatgcgccggtgctgcaccGGGTTGGCGGTAGTGTCGCCACGCTTGCGGACATCGGGTCTGACGAAGGCGCCAGCAGCCGTACCACACGGCACCACCTCGGCTTCCGCCCGCCGACGACACCCACCACAAACCCTCCCCTCACGGCGGGTGGGGCGGTACCGCTGACGGAGCGCCGCATGCTGGAGCACTACGCGGTCCTCCTCCACAACGtacgcgcagccgccgcgcgggTCGCCACGTCGGACTACCACCACTTTTACGCCGCAGTGGTGGAAGAACTGCTGATGGCGTCCAAGTctggtggcggcagtggtgccTTCTCGGTGCCACGCTCCGTGGTGTGGCaggacgctgctgcatccACATACCATGGAGAAAGCGAAGACGCTACGGCGCAGGCTGAACGTCGCCTTGCCGCGTGGGCATCCTACTGGTACAAGGATCTGAAGCAGTGGTACTCGCGCCACGGCACGCATACCCCTGGTGCGGGTAACGCTGTTGACGCCCAGCAGTTGCTGCCCCACGGCGAGCTCTGGCAAGACGTgctcgacggtggcgagggTGTGGTAGGAACACGGGAGGAAGACAAgtcgatggcggcgctgctgctgcagggacAGTGGCGAGCCGCCATCGACAGCCTCCTGGAAGCCAGCGCGAAACCGCCCCGCTCCGCAtctgcggcagcgatggtGCCGAACGGCAGCTCCACTACGGCCTCCCAACAGCTGTCCGTCGCGGAGCTCTTCTCTGCAGCGTcggtgcggcgccgacaCTGCGTGCCGTGGCGACACTCACCTCACCGAGGCTCTGCGAActcgtccagcagcacgcttccaccgctgccgcggcggcttgcCCTTGCCCCCGTGACGCCGGCAGAGCTGCGCTTACTTCGACATCCGCCGTCGCCcgggctgcgcgtgctgccgcaCTCGATAGCTGCTAAAGTGCAGCGAGCGGGGTGCCAGGAGCGTCCTGCAGGGGATcgggtggcggcagcaccatcaCTGCTGTTGGAGGCGGCCGTAGCTGCGGAGGTGGCAGGTGGCCGTGCCACAGGCATCCCGCCGACGTGCGTGGTCCGCCTGCGGCGTCGTCTatgggtgctgcagcacctcccgCGCCACCTCCCAGCCTCTCTCGTCCGCTTCCAGGAACCGCGACAGCCAtcgctgcgcgccggcggcggccgtggtcGCGAGGTGCGGAGTGGGGCAAtgccacacgcgcacctccttcGCAGCCAcgcgctggagaagctgcCGTGGTACACGCTCTGCGTGCTTGGCGAGGTGTTAGAGGCGAGTGGGAACGGCGACCCAACCGTCgcgacggtgctgcacaacgcacgcacgcacatgtgcGCTGCGCTCTTCCTCAGCGTGCACGCCGACTACGCAGCCCTGCACGACTACGCACACACCCTCTTTCTCACGCTTGGCAGCAGCATGGTCGCGCGCGCAGTCGCCGCTCGACAACGACAGCGAGgacgcagcgacggcggcgcagccgtcACCGTGTTCGAGAGTGCCTTTGCGCAGACAGCCATCGCTCTGCTtcagccaccgccgccggcggcgtaCGCAGCGGCCGGGCTGTCGCCAAGAcccgcctcttcctccggCAATGCTGCTAGCTTTCTCGCGAGGTCGTCGTCAGCGCGGACGCCAAGCTCCAGCACAGACATCACCGACGTTCACGTGGTGCCACCTCGTGTGTttcgccgcctctgcgccgccgtgcagGACTGGCGCAACTACCATCTCTCGCTGTACTGTGAAACGCTAAGCCAAATTGCGGACAGCGACGGTATGGCGCTACgcgagctggcgcgcgtgctggcagcgcagccgcacggCGAGGATGCTCTGCAAGAGGAAGTAGCTGTGGTGCTGGCGCCAGAGAGCGCGGCCGCCATCGTCACGgctctcctgctgcagctcctcgatcAGCTGTCGCGACCGTCAGCGTCGCCCTCGTCAACGACGACACGTGCCCCGCTATCCTTTCTCTCCAACGCAGCTCGCACCGCCGGTCCACACACCAGCGCCGGATGCGACCCACAGGGTGCATcgccttcccttcctccacTGCCGCCGGACCTTTGTTTCTGTGTGCCGCACGACAAGGCGCACGCGGTGGCCAGCTACTTCAAGGGCATCTTCCATCCGTCTTTCTTCAGGCGcgtggtgacggcggcgccgcgcacgaATGGCGACGAGTGCCAGCTGGGTGacgatggcgccgcggccacatctaccatcaccgccacgaTCACGGCGGGTgcccgcacggcagacgaACTGAACGGTAACGCATCGGCACTGCCGTCCTTTGTTTTGCCGCCGGCTGAGTGggagcgcaacgccgccgcgcgccttGTCGGCCGCACGCTGCGTCGCCTCGACCGCTACCCGACGCGCACGACGGAGGCCTTCTTCGCCCGCTACGTGCGTGGCGACGATGTGGACTGGAAGAGAGAGGTTGGTGAAGAGGGGGGCTccgaagcagccgcagcccggTCGGCTTCCACGACGGTTGCGCCTCCGCTCGCCATGAGCCTCTTCGTGGTGAACCTGCAAGCTGCCGTGAACCACTGGCgtgagcgccaccgcagccccaTCCTCGGCGTTCCACCCCCGGCCTCAAGtcacgcacagcagcaggagcaggtcTCCCTACCAGCTCAGCCATCCGTGAACGCAGCAGGAGATGGGCGCACAGCCGACACACCATTGGCCGCTACCGCAGCGGCCACGCCAACGGGCGCGGAGGCCTCGTTGACGGAAGCTGGCAAGGATGGCTTACCTGACTCCATCGTTCTGCTTGCTTCCCCACCGATGCTCCCGCACGGACTGCACGCGGTCTACAAGCCTGCCGGCGTGAACTGCACCCTGCACGCACACTACCCGTCCCTCGTCTACCCGTTTCTCACTCGCGAGCTGCCCTGGAAGGCGAGAGGGGCGGTAGCAGCGGATGGCAGCGACAGGAATCGTGGCACTAGTGCGTCGTCCTCCCCAGCCCCCTGCGTGCCGGTGCTTCGTCAGCAGGGCCTCGTAAACCGCGTTGACGTGGGCACGAGCGGCGTTGTCCTTGTTGCTCgcaccgccgacgcgctgcacggcgccgccgacgctaTGATACGAGAGCATCACATGCGCAAGACGTACCGTGCGCTCGTACAACGGTGGCCTCCCttctcgtcctcgtcctcgtccagcGCGTCCACAGTGCGGTACGACGATGacaacgcagcagcggcgccgctcttTAGCGTGTCACCCTTCTTATCCCCGATGCCGAGCGCCGTTGTGTGCGCACCGGTGTACGCGGCTGGCGCCACGGCGTCCTCGATCTCCCGGCGTTCAGCACTGCCGCTGAGTCATGGCCGCCAACTTCAATCGCCCGGGCAACCCAGTGCAGATGCGCTCGCAGCCTCTCGCGCCGGCTCGACTCTGTCGTGGTCATCGAGCGTacctgtctctctctcctccttaGAGCACGTGCATCAGCAGTACGCCACCCTGCATGCCGCTCTGCAGGATCAGCGGAATGCCATCACGCGCTACCGCGTACTCGAGTACTTCGCATCTGCCGGAGTCGCCTACGTGCAGGTGGAGCtgtgcagcgggcggcggcatcaGATACGGCAGCACTTTGCGCAGCTCGGCTTCCCTCTTGTTGGCGATGCTCGCTACCACGCCGGGGTAGTCGCAGGCCACGCGGGAACAACGCTCGGGATGCGTCGAGCTGCGCTCCACGCCTACACGGTGGACATCCTCGCCACCACAGACGGTGACGACCTGGCGagcagcgaggaggtgccCGACcgcgtggtggtgcaggcggcgctaCCAGCCGACATGCATCGCGCTCTGCTTGCACTTCGGCAAGCGGAACAAGCCAAGCCGGgtcagcagcaacaacagcggcggcaaccaCAGCAACCCCGTGGTTGA
- a CDS encoding putative adenosine monophosphate deaminase, with translation MRAHVFRIARTKMGISRRAGGDPVAHLRAPSSRQRRGAAWGWGVALCALGAATSPHIKLHGDLTPSSLLSYSNTYVWRMAGWLPRGGGGPVVDGNTLEHTQCARERSRGYPSSLFLVVVFGTMSVHATEEAISLPSTSGHAGRQHSTSIVCAEDRADNSSGGGNSAAAFRSGSCVGATASAGGVAAGGPLTSWRRSLAPSNAANASSGGCAPITTVHTNSGVGSGASTQSRLRPSPLQHCRASSVMWGRLVGARGGTAAAGSNNNASAVTNVYTLQLPGDDGGIEMAAAQPLLLGALRMRETYKGVDKGHYEVGVGSTGSGASNSLTSAVTMAADASRTTHPMQGVPHPPQPASQSQHLQTQQQQQQVPSPSLMTGPTTLQQVDGVFHWSDEKTPIASWAQFRADVLALAACVQDPSCVAASKCRLEVLEEKYHLHRLYNADVEENSDRYRRGGGLFANACRVDTCVGATTAMNAQVLVEYIQRTVDERGDDIVGVSDSAPLGSGLATAGAGGGGVVGAPGGEQLTLARVCELLDFPEPYLLTVEGLGLQPSVNRALPYYDALDPSMNSGGRNSAALLRLFLSLGQRPQWGAYLAGVVLPCLRRNELRTGDVQATEMTLEITGALTHEWENTAAWVRTHELDSFCSNQFQLAFPVTKWCSRGGSVGSGAFSFFDMHVGRAYSGEACDDRSITANNMHGVGRGPSDSLTDRNAASAAALPPGASPDEAVNYDNYQQLLDHIFLPLFMATLAPEDPKYVDLATLLQHTGAILLTGNENADVMGSTAAGGGGHGCASGSRADGGAAAGNAAALHVDAMSSDWRRRPADTPYTEPVSLTYLCYYIWANLCSLNALRRRRGQNVLQLRVVASSATMPNTSSAHDASLLLLSYLIADVVVDAVALDRQPVLQYLYGLHQIGVAMCPIARSSLGTTSLDEHPVARLLWRGLCVSLCTLNPLYYHSSPEPLLEEYTAAAKVHRLSPTDISEMALHSVCMSSFEDEVKASWVGAGLLRDGWRANAVELTSVPTARLQLRYESWKAERKLLLLPSGSPAGFPIGAAGSVAEIGSPLDDTQSMVRRDMATAARRFTTTLSPHRNASSALAPDGQAGMGSTGGAAAALQSQAPYAVLDPAVDFPRVTLIGPFDRDIQNAHLVQALHRALDLRHQYCSLPLPPDPSSSAAAVASDSVSNSDVKASWLAALTRDPHAVLPHPTQSMSWAFKSAVPSLSPHNKMSGGHATGATGASSMVHGASSYLQFDEDEWKYKTVEGIIVPHEVHQIPRLPQDMYHYTEFCNHVEEIRCLIDNIRVRDFALRRLQLLEHRFKLHAAVNHSRELGSTAARASHNRDFYQSTKVDNNIRMETGMTARQLLAFIVDKATHNGDDIVSHPKGKEPQTLRQLLADLHITADSLTVDDLNVQAGATSSNGGAPQNPFASEGQQQDELLTLLLKTDNQMNGRYFAELTKRTFEELSRDQHTFSESRLSVYGASAEEWALLSHWFDTHGMSSSHNQWVVQVPRIYSSLRKAGRVASFAEYLEHVFEPLWRISLHPNSDPRLFHFINHIAAFDCVEDERRPDVPLHLAMRSPHEWTTEDEPPYNYYLYHLYANLRSLNCFRQRRRFSVFSFRPSCGEAGGVDHLIGGFLLAQSVNYGVRLADSAPLQYLFYLAQIGVTLSPLSNNTKLQLNYLHNPFPQFFRRGLRVSLGTDSPLLYHHTQEPLLEEYSIASKIWKLSPNDLSEVARNSVLLSNFSLRFKEEKLGAMHFLSSSAGNDVAKTHLSDVRVAYRFEAYHTEVGFLEYISGLHFHRALLTLEIEAQCMQLYGVNTNDSSGSTGGGVVGIIDKTPKEADLVQLEAQRTCMQRQLWELTSAVSELHRQNRLLTTKLAEEKERDQLAAQLRRQRVDAKLRELQNLVTQKEVRPHTRATTEHHQPQDTPDDDKGDVDADGSGVPSVPHPLTPSAASVSPPPLSSGSLRAGVAAASVPPAAAASAATPGAQPPPSPPALHAPADSASSTLRKHQQQQQGDAVAQTRRLLAHTESLWRTSPVQADGLHWADGGRGKQPPPQLPPLETATSSSSQLSVSPASLRKRWSPSPLVDD, from the coding sequence atgcgtgcgcacgtgttcAGGATAGCGAGAACGAAGATGGGCATATCGCGTAGAGCTGGAGGCGACCCCGTCGCGCACCTTCGCGCGCCGTCCAGTAGGCAACGAAGAGGTGCTGcatgggggtggggggttgCCCTGTGCGCCCtcggtgccgccacctcaCCCCACATCAAGCTTCATGGTGATCTcactccttcctctcttctctcctaCTCAAACACGTATGTGTGGCGTATGGCTGGCTGGCTGccacggggggggggggggcctgtCGTTGATGGAAACACGCTCGAGCACACACAGTGCGCGCGGGAGAGATCAAGAGGGTATCCATCAAGCCTTttcctcgtcgtcgtttTTGGTACCATGAGTGTCCATGCCACTGAAGAGGCCATCAGCCTCCCTTCCACCAGCGGCCATgcggggcggcagcacagcaccTCTATCGTGTGCGCAGAGGACCGCGccgacaacagcagcggcggtggcaacTCTGCCGCGGCCTTTCGCAGCGGCAGTTGCGTGGGTGCCACCGCTAGCGCTGGCGGTGTTGCAGCCGGCGGGCCTCTCACGTCGTGGCGCCGATCCCTCGCACCTTCCAACGCCGCCAATGCCTCGAGCGGTGGCTGTGCGCCCATCACCACCGTCCACACTAACAGTGGCGTCGGAAGTGGTGCGTCAACGCAGTCGCGTCTGCGGCCGTCGCCCCTGCAGCACTGCCGAGCGTCTAGTGTGATGTGGGGTCGCCTGGTGGGTGCGCGCGgtggcacagcggcagccggcagcaacaacaacgcgtcCGCGGTCACCAATGTATatacgctgcagctgccgggCGACGATGGTGGCATTGAGATGGCTGCggcacagccgctgctgctgggtgCACTGCGCATGCGCGAAACGTACAAGGGCGTTGACAAGGGTCACTACGAAGTGGGCGttggcagcaccggcagcggcgcatccaACAGCCtcaccagcgccgtcacTATGGCTGCCGACGCGAGCCGCACCACGCATCCAATGCAAGGTGTCCCGCACCCGCCCCAACCCGCATCCCAGTCGCAGCACCTtcagacgcagcagcagcagcagcaagtcCCCTCACCATCGCTCATGACAGGGCCCACCACCCTGCAGCAGGTGGACGGTGTTTTCCACTGGTCAGACGAGAAGACGCCAATTGCCTCATGGGCGCAGTTCCGCGCCGACGTGCttgcgctggcggcgtgcgtgcaggACCCCTCCTGCGTTGCGGCGAGCAAGTGCCGCCTGGAagtgctggaggagaagtACCACCTTCACCGGCTCTACAACGCCGACGTCGAGGAAAACAGCGACCGCtaccgccgcggtggcggcctcTTCGCGAACGCCTGCCGCGTCGATACCTGCGTCGGTGCCACGACCGCAATGAACGCTCAGGTGCTGGTTGAGTATATCCAGCGCACCGTTgacgagcgcggcgacgacaTTGTCGGCGTGTCGGACAGCGCACCGCTGGGAAGCGGGTTGGCCACGGcaggtgccggcggcggcggcgttgtggGAGCACCGGGTGGGGAGCAGCTGACGCTGGCTCGCGTCTGCGAGCTGCTCGACTTCCCCGAACCCTACCTACTGACGGTGGAAGGGCTTGGCCTGCAGCCGTCGGTGAACCGTGCCTTGCCGTACTACGACGCGCTGGACCCTTCGATGAACAGCGGTGGCCGcaacagcgccgcgctgcttcgcctttttctctccctcggCCAACGCCCACAGTGGGGGGCGTACCTGGCGggtgtggtgctgccgtgccTGAGGCGCAACGAGCTGCGCACGGGCGATGTCCAAGCAACGGAAATGACTCTCGAGATCACGGGTGCGCTCACCCACGAATGGGAGAACACGGCCGCGTGGGTGCGAACGCACGAGCTCGACAGCTTCTGCAGCAACCAGTTCCAGCTTGCCTTCCCAGTCACGAAGtggtgcagccgcggcggcagcgtcgggAGTGGGGCGTTCTCCTTCTTTGACATGCATGTCGGCCGCGCATACAGCGGCGAGGCGTGCGATGACCGCTCGATCACCGCCAACAACATGCACGGCGTCGGCCGTGGCCCCTCTGACTCGCTGACTGACAGGaacgccgcctctgctgcagccCTCCCACCCGGCGCGAGTCCTGACGAGGCGGTGAACTACGACAActaccagcagctgctcgaccACATattcctccctctcttcatGGCCACTCTGGCGCCGGAGGACCCGAAGTACGTCGACCTTgccacgctgctgcagcacaccggTGCTATCCTCCTTACGGGCAATGAGAACGCAGACGTCAtgggcagcaccgcggcaggcggtggtgggcaCGGATGTGCGAGCGGCAGTCGCGCGgatggtggcgctgcagccggcaatgctgcggcgctgcatgtGGACGCGATGAGCAGCGACTGGCGACGTCGTCCGGCTGACACGCCGTACACGGAGCCCGTCTCCCTCACGTACCTCTGCTACTACATCTGGGCAAACCTGTGCTCACTGaacgcgctgcgccgccgtcgtgggCAGAACGTGCTGCAACTGCGTGTCGTGGCATCAAGTGCCACAATGCCCAACACGTCCTCGGCGCACGACGCgagtctgctgctgctgtcttaCCTCATCGctgacgtcgtcgtcgacgccgtcgcgctggACCGGCAGCCGGTACTGCAGTACCTCTACGGTCTTCACCAGATCGGCGTGGCCATGTGCCCCATCGCCCGCAGCAGTCTCGGCACCACAAGCCTGGACGAGCACCCTGTGGCACGactgctgtggcgcggcCTGTGCGTCTCGCTCTGCACCCTCAACCCTCTATACTACCACTCCTCACCGGAGCCACTGTTGGAGGAGtacacagcggcggcgaaggtgcaCCGCCTCTCGCCGACCGACATCAGCGAGATGGCGCTGCACTCTGTCTGCATGTCCTCGTTCGAAGACGAGGTGAAGGCGTCctgggtcggcgcaggcCTCCTGCGCGACGGCTGGCGGGCAAACGCGGTCGAGCTGACCAGCgtgccgacggcgcggctgcagctgcgctacGAGTCATGGAAGGCGGAGCGtaagctgctgctcctgccgtCCGGCTCCCCGGCAGGCTTCCCTATAGGGGCCGCAGGGTCTGTCGCCGAGATCGGGTCGCCGTTGGACGACACGCAGAGCATGGTCCGCCGTGACATggccacagcagcgaggcgctTCACCACTACACTGTCGCCGCATCGGAACGCGTCCAGCGCCTTAGCCCCGGATGGGCAAGCGGGCATGGGCTCGAcgggcggagcagctgctgcacttCAGTCGCAGGCGCCGTATGCCGTGTTGGACCCCGCGGTCGACTTCCCGCGCGTCACCCTCATTGGCCCCTTCGACCGCGACATCCAAAATGCCCACctcgtgcaggcgctgcatcGTGCCCTGGACCTGCGCCACCAGTactgctcgctgccgctaccACCCGATCCTTCttccagcgctgccgccgtcgctagCGACTCTGTGAGCAACAGTGACGTCAAGGCCAGCtggctggcggcgctgactCGCGACCCgcacgcggtgctgccgcacccgACACAGTCGATGAGCTGGGCCTTCAAGAGTGCCGTGCCGTCGTTGTCGCCGCATAATAAGATGAGCGGCGGACACGCCActggcgccaccggcgcgtCCTCGATGGTGCACGGCGCCAGCTCGTACCTGCAGTTTGACGAGGATGAGTGGAAGTACAAGACGGTGGAGGGCATCATTGTGCCGCATGAGGTGCACCAGATTCCGCGCCTGCCGCAGGACATGTACCACTACACAGAGTTCTGCAATCACGTCGAGGAGATACGTTGCCTCATTGACAACATCCGCGTCCGCGACTTTGCACTGCGACGGCtacagctgctggagcaccgCTTCAAACTGCACGCGGCGGTGAATCATAGCCGCGAGCTcggcagcacagcggcgcgtgcgtcgcACAACCGCGACTTTTATCAGTCGACCAAGGTGGACAACAACATCCGCATGGAGACGGGTATGACAGCGCGCCAGCTTCTCGCCTTCATCGTGGACAAGGCGACGCACAACGGCGACGATATTGTGTCGCACCCCAAAGGCAAGGAGCCGCagacgctgcgccagctgcttgCGGACCTGCACATCACGGCGGACTCGCTGACGGTGGACGACCTGAACGTGCAGGCCGGCGCCACATCgagcaacggcggcgcgccgcagaATCCGTTTGCGTcggaggggcagcagcaggacgagctgctgacgctgctgttAAAGACAGACAACCAGATGAATGGCCGCTACTTTGCGGAGCTGACGAAGCGCACCTTCGAGGAGCTGTCGCGCGATCAGCACACCTTCTCGGAGAGTCGCCTATCCGTCTACGGCGCTAGTGCCGAGGAAtgggcgctgctgtcgcactGGTTCGACACCCACGGCATGTCCTCCTCGCACAACCAGTGGGTGGTACAGGTGCCCCGCATCTACAGCTCCCTCCGTAAAGCAGGCCGAGTCGCCAGCTTCGCGGAATACCTCGAGCACGTCTTCGAGCCCCTGTGGCGCATCTCGCTGCACCCAAACAGCGACCCTCGTCTTTTCCACTTCATCAACCACATTGCCGCCTTCGACTGCGTCGAGGATGAGCGGCGGCCAgacgtgccgctgcacctggcGATGCGCTCCCCGCACGAGTGGACAACGGAAGACGAGCCACCGTACAACTACTACCTGTACCACCTGTACGCCAACCTGCGCTCGCTGAACTGCttccggcagcggcgccgcttctccgtcttctccttccGCCCCAGCTGCGGCGAGGCCGGCGGTGTCGACCACCTCATTGGTGGCTTCCTGCTGGCGCAGAGCGTCAACTACGGCGTGCGCctcgccgacagcgcgccgctgcagtaCCTCTTTTACTTGGCCCAGATTGGCGTGACGCTGAGCCCGCTCAGCAACAACACGAAGCTGCAGTTGAACTACCTGCACAACCCCTTCCCGCAGTTCTTCAGGCGTGGGCTGCGCGTCTCGCTCGGCACGGATAGTCCGCTGCTCTACCACCACACGCAGGAGCCGCTGCTCGAGGAGTACTCTATCGCCTCCAAGATATGGAAGCTGAGCCCGAACGACCTCTCCGAGGTGGCGCGCAAcagcgtgctgctgtcgaACTTCAGCTTGAGGTTcaaggaggagaagctcgGTGCCATGCACTTCCTTTCCAGTAGTGCCGGCAACGACGTTGCCAAGACGCACCTGTCCGACGTACGCGTCGCGTATCGTTTCGAAGCATATCACACAGAGGTGGGCTTCCTTGAGTACATCTCCGGCCTGCACTTTCACCGCGCGTTGCTGACGCTAGAAATCGAGGCGCAGTGCATGCAACTGTACGGCGTCAACACgaacgacagcagcggcagtacCGGTGGTGGCGTTGTCGGCATCATCGACAAAACCCCGAAGGAGGCGGACCTTgtgcagctggaggcgcagcgcacttgcatgcagcggcagctgtgggAGCTGACCAGTGCCGTCAGCGAGCTCCACAGGCAAAACCGGCTCCTGACAACGAAACTCgcagaggaaaaggagcGTGAtcagctggcggcgcagctgcgccgccagcgggtCGATGCCAAGCTACGTGAGCTGCAAAACCTCGTGACGCAGAAAGAAGTGCGCCCGCACACAAGGGCAACAACAGAGCACCATCAGCCGCAGGATACGCCGGACGACGATAAAGGCGATGTGGACGCCGACGGGAGCGGTGTTCCATCCGTCCCTCATCCGCTGACGCCGTCTGCGGCCtcggtgtcgccgccgccgctctcctctgGGTCGCTGCGGGCAGgtgtggcggctgcgagcgtgccaccagctgcagcagcgtctgccGCTACGCCTGGTGCGCAGCCACCAccgtctccgccagctctTCACGCACCGGCCGACAGTGCCAGCAGTACGCTGCGcaagcaccagcagcagcagcagggcgaTGCTGTGGCGCAGACACGTCGACTGCTTGCGCACACGGAGTCTCTATGGCGCACCTCCCCCGTGCAGGCCGACGGGCTGCACTGGGCGGATGGCGGCAGGGGCAAGCAACCGCCCCCACAGCTGCCTCCGTTGGAGACCGccacctcttcttcctcgcaGCTGTCGGTGTCACCTGCGTCACTGCGCAAGCGATGGTCACCATCGCCCCTCGTCGATGATTAA